The DNA segment AAGGGGATCTGCGATTGCATGCGATCGACGATCGCAGCGTTGACCTGATTCATGTCGTCGGCGACGAGGTGAATCATCGGATCAAGCGAAGGCTGATGGCCGGCAAGGCGGTGGACGGTAGCGCTCATCTCCAACTGCCTCTACGGACGCAGGCGCAAGGCCGCAATGGGAGGGCGCGAATGGCGGACGAGGTGTTGAAGGGATATCGCAAGAGCATCGACAATATCGATGCGGCGCTGGTCTGCCTTCTTGCCGAGCGGTTCAAGGTCACCCAGGCCGTGGGGCGCTACAAGGCGGAAGCCGGCCTGCCGCCCGCCGATCCGGGCCGCGAGGACCAGCAGATCGCACGGCTTCGCGCGCTTGCGGAGGAAGCCGAGCTGGATCCGGAATTCAGCGAGAAATTCCTGCGCTTCATCATCGATGAAGTCATCCGGCACCATCAACAGCTTCAGGGCTGATCAGCCTCCCCCTCCTGCGGCGCAGAAGGGGGAGCATGATCACTTGCCGGTGAACGCGGCCGGGCGCTTTTCAAGGAAGCTGGCCATTCCTTCCCTGAAGTCCGCGCTCTGGAACAGCGGCAACAGCTGCAGATAGACGTGCTGCACATGGGTATCGAAGGTTTCCTCCATGCCCATGCGCATCAGCCGCTTGGCGCCCTGCACCGCCATGGGTGCGTTCGCCGCGATCTCCAGCGCCAGTTCGCGGGCGCGCGCAGCGACCTGGTCGGCCGGCACCACCTCGTTGACGAGGCGCTCCTTGAGGCAGTCCTCCGCCGAAAGCGTACGGCCGGTAAAAACGATCTCCGCCGCCTTGGCCCAGCCGATCATGCGCGGCAGGAACCAGGTGCCACCCGATTCGGGCAGCACGCCACGCTTCACGAACGCCGCGGCAAGCTTCGCTTCCGACGCCATGACCCGGATGTCGCAGCCGAGCGCCAGGTCCATGCCATAGCCCGCCGCCGAACCGTTGAGGGCGGCGATCACCGGCTTGTCCAGCGCATGGAGCACCGTAGGCGGCGTGTTGCGCAGGTCGATCGTCGCGCCGAAGGTGGCCGACGAGGAGCCGATCCCCTCGCCCTTCTGAGCCGCATTGAGATCAAGCCCGGCGCAAAAGGCCCGCCCCGTTCCGGTGAGTACGATGACACGTACGTCGCGGTCCTCGCCGGCCTTCACCAGCAGGCGGGTTAGCTCGTCCAGCATGGGGCCGGAAATCGTGTTCATCCGCTCCGGGCGGTTCAGCGTCAGCGTCGCGACGCCTTCGGAAACCTCATAGGTTACGTCTTCGCTCATTCTTCCTCTCCCCTCACGCGGCCCGCGCCATGCGCGCCACCGTCGCCTCATATTCCGCCATTGTCTCGTCGAAGATCTGCGCTACGGGCTTCACGTCGCGGATGCGGCCCGCCACCTGTCCGGTCAGCGCGATGCCGGCTTCCAGATCGCCACCGAAATAGACCGCCTGGGTATCAGCGAACTCGCCAAAGATGTTGGGCGTGCCCTCCTTCTCGATGCGCGTCGTCCGGTCGGTGCGAAGCGCGCGGAGCGCCGGGCCCGGGCCGCTGCGGTTGAGGAACACGGTGTCGGTCGAATCCGCCTCGACGATCGCCGTCTTCCAGTTTTCGTGCACCGGGCTTTCGGCGGAGGAGAGGATCCGCGTGCCCATCAGCACGCCCTCTGCACCGAGCGCGAAGGCGGCGGCCATCGTCCGCCCATCCATGATCCCGCCGGCGGCGACGACCGGCACGTCCACTGCCTCGACCACCTGCGGCACCAGCACCATGGTGGAAACGTCCTTGGCGTTCTTGAACCCGCCGCCCTCGCCGCCCTCGACAATCAGCCCGTCGACGCCGGCCTCCACGGCGCGCAGGGCGCCGGCAAGGCTGGGAACGACATGGAAAACGGTGAGCCCTGCCGCCTTCAGCATGCCGGTATATTTCATCGGATCACCAGCAGAGGTGGTGACGAAGCGGATGCCCTGATCGATGACGAATTGGACGATGCCGGGATCGCGCACAAACGCCTGTGCGACATTCACGCCGAACGGCTTGTCGGTCAGCTCGCGCATTTTGAGGATCTCTTGGCGAACCGCCTCAAGATCGCCGGACGAGGTTTCGATGATTCCCATGCCGCCGGCGTTCGACACGGCCGAGGACAAGTGAGATCGGGCGATCCAGCCCATGGCGGCCTGGATGATCGGTTTCTCGATTCCGAGCATCTCGGTGACGCGCGTCTTCAGCGCCATTTCGCTCTCCCGCTTCTTATCGATTCGAAGATCGGGTTCGCACGAGCGGCGCCTAGGCGCCAGCCCCTTTCAAACAGTGAGTGCGAGAAGCGCGAAGGTCGCCAACCAGTGCGTGCCCATATAATGATCGGCCAGATGCGGCAGGCTTGCGGCGAGGTGATCGTCCGCTGCCGCGGCGGCGACAGATGCGATTGGATGGGCCGGCAGCGCAGCGGCGATCGAACGCCAGCACCAGGCACGGCTGAGGTTCAGGCCATCGAGATGCGCGATCTTTCCGTCGCTCCGGTCGGAGACAAGGGCGGGCGTGAACAAGGTGCGCGGCGCACCCAAGGCCGCTTCGGGCAGGAAGGCTTCGAACCAGCCGGCGAACTCATCGCCGAGCACCCGGCTCATCAGCAGCGCCTCCGAGAGCGCGGAGGAGAGAAATTCGTCACCGCCCGGCTCCCAAGCCTGACACGCGCGATCCTCACCAAACCAATGGCGCGCCCGCGCATCGATGAGCGAGACTAGTGCCGCGTCGTGCTCAAGGCCCCAATCACGTGCCAGCGTCAGCGCAAAGGCGGTGTTGAAGTGGGTCCCGACGCGAATCGGATAGGTCAGCTTCGGTAGATGCTGGTGGAAGCGTTCGGCAAAGGCGCGCGCAAGCGGTTCCAGCGCGTCATTCCAGTCCGCCTCGTGCCGCACCGCCTCACCATGCAGCGCCAGTGCCCACGCCCAGCCATAGGGTCGCTCGAATCCAGCGGCATAGGGACGGGCGAGCACCGCCAGTTCGCCCGCGACCTTCTCTGGCACCAGCATCTCGTCCGCACGGTGGCGGATGTCACTCGCTTCGGCCAGTTCCGGGAACATGCGCGCGATGGTCAGCAGCTGCCACCAGCCATGCACGCAGCTGTGCCAATCGAAGCTGCCGTGAAAGATCGGGTGGATCTCATGCGGCTCGCGCAGGTCCTCCGGCCCGTTCAGTACCTGATCGAGCTTGTAGGGGTAACGCTGACCGACATGGCCGAGCGTGAGCCGGGCAAAGCCGGCGGCGATCTCAGGCTTCAAGGTCACGCGACGATCCACCACAGCAGGAGAAGGTTGAACACGAGCAATGGCAGCGCCGTCGGCACTTGCGCGCGGATCACGCCGTTGCGGTCCTTCAGCTCGAGCAGCGCCGCCGGCACCAAATTGAAGTTCGCCGCCATGGGCGTCATCAGCGTGCCGCAGAAGCCGGCGAGCATGCCGACGGCTGCGACCGGCGCGGGATCGGCACCATAGCTTTGCACCAGCAGTGGAATGCCGACCGCCGCTGCCATCACCGGAAAGGCGGCGAAGGCGTTGCCCATCACCATCGTGAACAGCGCCATGCCGAGCCCGAAGGCGAGCACGGCGCCAAGCACGCTGCCCGTCGGGATCGCGACGCCGACGAGGCGGCCGACCACCTCTCCAACGCCAGCGAGCGCGAAGACGGCGCCGAGGCTCGCCAGCATCTGCGGCAGCGCCGCCGCCCAGCCGATATCGTCCATCAACGCGCGCCCTGCACGGAACGGCTCCGCGGGGGCGGGCCGCAGCCAGGCGTAGCAAAGCGCCAGTGCCAGCAGCACGCCTGTGGCCAGTGCCACCAACGTCGCCTGCTTGCCGTCGAACAGTGCCGGAAATTGCTTGAACACGAAGGTGCCGATCAGCGCGGTCGCGGGGATCACCAGCGCGGGCACGAACACCATCGCGCCGCGGATGGCGGGCTCGCCAGCGGGCACGCGTCGCTTCATCCGCCCGCTCGCGGCGATCGCCACCAGCGCAAGGACCAGCACGCCGTTACCAAGGTCACCCAGCCAGTCGCCGGCGAGAAAGCTCGTCGCCACCAGGCCATAGAAGCCGGTATTGGCCCAGCGGCGCTCACCCGCCGACAGACCGGCAAAGGCAAGGAAGGTCAGCCCGGCAATCAGATATACGAAGTTCAGCCCGATCATGCGCGCCGCGCCTTTCGGTCGAGCAGCCACAGCCGTGTGCCGTGAATGACGAAGGCGGCGATCGCGGTGGGGATCGCCCAGACCGACATGTGCAGCGGCTCGACGAAGATGCCATAACCTTCCAGCACGCCCTTCATCAGCAGGATCGATCCAATCGCGATGAAGATGTCCTCGCCGAAGAACAGCCCGACATTGTCGGTCGCGGCGGCCATCGCCTTCACCTTTTCCGGATCATGCGCCTCGCCAGCCGCAGCCTCCGCCATTGGCGCGATCAGCGGGCGCACGGTCTGCGCGGGCCCGGCAACCGAGGTGAGACCAAGCGCCGCCGTCAGCTGACGAAAGCCGAGATAGGCCATCAGCAATCGCCCGGTCGTCAGCCCCTTCAATCCGCCCACGAGCGAGCGCGCACGCGCCTGCAGCCCGTTGCGTTCAAGCAGGCCGATGACCGGCAGCACGATATAGATCGCGGTGACATAACGCGTGTCGTTGAAGGCCTTGCCGAAGGCGGCGAGGATGGCGAGCGGATCGATCCCGGCGGCAAGCCCGGTGACGAGCGCGGAAGCCGCGATCACCAGCATCGGGTTGAACCGCAGCAGGAATCCCAGCGCGATGATCGCGATGCCGGATAGGACGAGCATTCAGTTGATCAGGCGCGCGGTTTCGCAGTCAGTGCGCGCCGCAATGCGGCAATGCGGGACTGGTTTGCCTCTTGCGCGATCGCCGCGTCCGGCAGCGCGTCAAAGGCATGTATGGCGCCCGGCCAGACATGAAACTCCGTCGGCACGCCGGCCGCGAGCAGCCGCTGCGCGTAGGTGATGTTTTCGTCGCGAAAGAGGTCCAGCGCTCCAGTCGCGATATAGGTCGGCGGCAACCCAGCTACGTCCTCCGCTCGCGCGGCGGCGACATAAGGCGACACCTCTGCCTCGCCGGGCTCCTCACCCAGCATGCACTGCCACCCGAAGCGATTACTCGCCCGATTCCAGATGAACTCGCCGGTCAGTGGATCCGGATCGTTGCTGCACGTCCGGTCATCGATCATCGGATAAAGAAGGTGTTGAAACGCCAGCTGAAACTCGCCGCGATCGCGCGCTAGCAGCGCCAGCGAGGCAGCAAGCCCACCCCCGGCGCTTTCCCCCATCACGCCGATGCGGGCAGGATCAATGCCTAGTCGCTGAGCGTGGGCAAACGTCCAGCGCAATCCGGCGTAGCAATCCTCGATCGGGCCCGGAAATGGCGTCTCCGGCGCAAGGCGATAATCGACCGACACCACAATACAGCCAAGCGCCGCCACGATCGGGCGGAGCCGAACCGCGCCGTCCTCCGCCTTGCCCAGAACATAGCCGCCACCATGCATGTGCACGATGCAGCCAGCCCCTTTCGCGAGCCTGGCAGGACGAAACAGATATAGCGCAACATCCGGTGCGCCCGCAGGTCCTGGCACGATGACGCGTTCAACCGTCACGCCATCATCAACCACCTGAGGCTTTGGCGATTCCCAGCGACGCGCCTGCTCCAGCGACTCGGCCGACAAGGACATCGTCGGCCAGAGGTCGAGCAGCGGCAACAATTCAGGATCCACCAGATGCCGCGTGCTCATTGCCTCTTCTCCTCGGGCGATCATCGCCGGTCGTTCACGCCGGTTGGAGCAGCCCTTCCTTGGCGATCTTCTCCCGCCACACGAGCGGGGCGAGCTGGTGGACATTATTGCCCTCGCTGTCGACCGCGACGGTGACGGGGAAATCCTGCACCTCGAATTCGTAGATCGCCTCCATGCCGAGATCTTCGAACCCGACGACCTTCGATCCCTTGATCGCCCGGGCGACGAGGTACGCCGCGCCACCGACCGCCATCAGATAGGCGCTCTTGGCGTCCTTGATCGCATCGGTTGCGGCGGGGCCGCGCTCAGCCTTGCCGACCATCGCGAGCAGCCCCTGGTCAAGCATCATGCGGGTGAACTTGTCCATTCGCGTCGCGGTAGTGGGGCCAGCCGGGCCGACCACTTCCTCGCCGACCGGATCGACCGGGCCGACATAATAGATCACGCGGCCCTTGAACTCGACCGGCAGCTCCTCGCCGGCATCGAGCATGTCCTTGATCCGCTTGTGTGCGGCGTCACGCCCGGTCAGCATCTTGCCGTTCAGCAGCAGGCGATCGCCCTGCTTCCACGACTGGACCATCGCGGGCGTCAGCGTGTCGAGGTCGACGCGGATTGCGGCCTTGTCGGGCGTCCAGTTCACCTTCGGCCATTCGTCAAGCTTTGGCGTCTCGAGATAAGCCGGGCCGCTGCCGTCGAGCGTGAAATGCGCGTGCCGGGTCGCGGCGCAATTCGGGATCATCGCCACCGGCTTGCCCGCGGCGTGGCACGGCGCGTCCATGATCTTCACGTCGAGGATGGTGGAAAGCCCACCCAGCCCTTGGGCCCCGATGCCCAGCGCATTCACCTTGTCGAAGATTTCGATGCGCAGCGCCTCGATGTCGTTCCTGGGCCCACGCGCCTTTAGCGGGCCCATGTCGATCGGCTCCATCAGCGCCTTTTTGGCGAGCAGCACGCAATGCTCCGCCGTGCCGCCGATGCCGATCCCCAGCATGCCCGGCGGGCACCAGCCGGCGCCCATCTGCGGCAGCATCTCCAGCACCCAGTCAACGATCGAATCGCTGGGATTCATCATCTTGAACTTGGACTTGTTCTCGCTGCCGCCGCCCTTCGCCGCGACATCCACCGAGACCTTGTTGCCCGGCACCAACTCGACATGGAGCACGCAGGGCGTGTTGTCCTTGGTGTTGCGGCGGGTGAAGGCGGGGTCGGCGAGCACCGAGGCGCGCAGCTTGTTCTCCGGGTGAAGATAGGCGCGGCGCACGCCTTCATCGACGATTTCCTGCATCGAGCGGGTGGTGTCATCGATGCGGCAATCCATGCCCCATTTGACGAACACGTTGACGATGCCCGTATCCTGGCAGATCGGCCGGTGCCCCTCGGCGCACATCCGGCTGTTGGTCAGGATCTGCGCGATCGCGTCCTTCGCCGCCGGGCCCTGCTCCGCCTCATAGGCGTCGCCCAAAGCGCGGATGTAATCCATCGGGTGGTAGTAGCTGATGAACTGGAGCGCATCGGCAACGCTCTCGATCAGGTCTGCGGCGCGGATCGTCGTGGTCATGAACCGATCCACTATGGCGACGGATCGGCACACGCAACCGGTCTGCTGCCACAAGTTCACCAGATCGCGCCGTGCCCGACTGGCTCGAGCAGCCGAAACGGACCAGAAAAACTGTCCGCATAAACGCTTTCCCAATCCTCTCCATCTAGCCAGACGTGATGGGATCCATTCGTCGTGCCTTGGCGGTCTCGCCAGTTCGTTCCGTGCGCCTGATCGAAGTGCTGGGGCTGGTCGCCACCGAAGACGATGCGTTGCAGGATGCCGGGCATGCGCGGCTGGCAGAAGTCGCGGCTCTTTGGCCAATTATCGTGGTGGCTTCCGTCCTCGCATCGGCATGGACCATGGCAGCGCCAGCCTTCTCGCATGAACCGCTGGGCCTTGCCTCCGGGTTGAGCACGGCGCTGTGCGGACTGGCGCTGGCGGTCTGGGGCCTGCTGTCGTTGCCGGCTGCACGCGAGCTTGCCGTGCACCGCCGGATAACAGCCCTCGCCGGGCTTGCAGTCCTTTTTGGCATCGCGTTCTCGCTTCTTCTCGCTCTCGCCCCGGCGCTTCCCACCCAGCCGTTTCGACTGACCGGCATCGTTCTGGGGCTCGGCAGCATCGTCATCACTGCCGTCGCGCTTCATCCTGTTCGGGCGGCATGCATCGCATTCGCCGGGGGGCTTGCGCTGACGGTGCCGTTCGCGGCGGGCATCGGAACGGCGGCGGCGGGAGCGCTGGTGCTTGCCGCTCTGCTGGCCGCAGGCGCGCTCCGCATTGCCGCGCGCGATCAGGAACGGCTCGGCGCGAACAGGGAACGCGAACGCGAAGGGCAGCTCGCAGCACGCCTGGTGCGGGAATATGAAAGTCACGGCACCGGCTGGTTCTGGCAGACCGATCGCGCCGGCTGCCTCAATTACGTCAGCGCCAAGGTGGCGCGCGAGCTTACCGCAATGGGCATGTCGCCAGCGGGACAGCGGCTGGTGGACATCTTTCGCGTCGATTCGAGCCTGGCGGAAACCGAGCGGACGCTGACCTTTCACCTGTCCTCCCGCACCAGCTTTTCCGATTATTCGGTGCGCCCGGCATTCGAGGCGGGCACGGATCGGTGGTGGTCGATTTCCGGCCGGCCGGTTCTTGATGATCTCGGCCGATTCCAGGGCTTCATCGGCTTCGGATCCGACCTGACCGAGAAGCGGCGGTCGGAAGCGGAAATCACGCGTCTCGCGCTGTTCGACAGTCTGACCGGGCTGGCCAACCGCCAGCGGCTCCGCCTGTCGCTCGACCAGGCGCTGTCTCCCGCACAAGGGCCGCACACCACCACCTCCCTGTTCCTGCTCGACCTGGATCGGTTCAAGGCGGTCAACGATACGCTCGGGCATCAATGCGGCGACGAGCTGCTGAAGCAGGTCGCGCAGCGGCTGCAGCGAACGGTGGGTGATGCCGGGCTGGTCGGCCGCCTGGGCGGCGACGAGTTCCAGGTCGTGCTGCCCCGCGAAGGGAGCCGTGAGCGATTGGGCGCGCTGGCGCAGCACATCATCAACGCCTTGTCCCAGCCGTTCTTCGTCGCGGGCTCGTCCCTGTCGATCGGCTGCTCGGTCGGCATCGCGATCGCGCCCGAACACGGGAACGACAGCGAAACCCTGATCCGCAATGCCGATCTCGCCTTGTACGCAGCAAAGGCCGACGGGCGCGGCGTATCACGCTTCTTCCGTCAGGAGATGCTGGCCGGCGCGCAGAAGCGGAAGCGGCTGGAGGACGATCTGCGCGGCGCGCTCGGCGCGGACGAGTTTCACCTCGTCTATCAGCCGGTGGTGTCCACCGCCGACCAGCATATCGTCGGCTATGAAGCGCTGCTCCGCTGGGAGCACCCCACACGCGGCGCGGTCAGCCCGGCCGATTTCATCCCGATCGCCGAGGAATGCGGGATGATCGAGGCGATCGGGGAATGGGTGTTGCGTACCGCGTGCACCGAAGCGGCGAACTGGCCGGCGGATGTCAGGGTTGCCGTGAACGTGTCGGCGATCCAATTCGCCAATCCCGCCCTTCCGGCGATCATCACCAGCGCTCTCGCCGCGTCCGGTATTGCTCCACACCGGCTGGAGCTGGAAATCACCGAAAGCGTGTTCGTCAACGACGACGCATCCTCCAATCAGATGTTCAAGACGCTGAAGGGCATTGGCGTGCGCCTGGCGCTGGACGATTTCGGCACCGGCTATTCCTCGCTCGGCTATCTGCGCAAGGCGCCGTTCGACAAGATCAAGATCGACCAGAGCTTCGTGCGTGGCGCGATCCAGGACGGCAATCGCAACGCCGCGATCATCAAGGCGATCGTGAGCCTGGCCAATACGTTAGGGATGGAGACGACCGCCGAGGGTGTGGAGCAGCAGGACGAGATTGAACTGATCAGCGACCTGGGCTGCAGCCACATTCAGGGATTTGTCTATGGCCGGCCCGCCCGGGCGGAGGACGTGCGCGCGCAGCTGGCCATGAGCTCCGGCAGCGCGACCGCGGTAGGCCATCGCTTCAGCCGCGCCAGCAGAGCCACCGTGCTGCGTTCGGCGCGCGTCGAGATGAACGGCACGTCGGGCGAGGTGCGCATCCGCAACCTGTCCGCCACCGGGGTGATGATCGACGGCATCGACCTTCCGGAGCGCGCGATCGGCGCTGACGTGCGCATTGAGCTGGTGGACAACGAGCTGTTTCCCGCGACCATCCGCTGGGTGTCAGACGGTCGCGCCGGACTCGAGTTCGCGCGCCATTTTGACATGGAACGGCTGTCCCAGGGACCGTCACGGCTTGCCCGGCGAGTCAGCTGACGCTGGTCCGCTGCCCGCATCGCCGATCCTGCCCGTGCTCGGAACGAGCCGATCCGGCCACAAGCACCCGATCGGCTCATAAGGGCAAAATTATTTTCACCGCGCCCTATCGGTCTTGCAATTCGCGAACCCGGCGGAAGTCCACGCGTCGCTTCCTTTGAACCCCGCCGGACCGCGTCTCAGCCGCGGTGAGCCGTTCGCCCATCCACGTGATAAACCTCTTGCCTATGCGCAGCTCCTGCCACAATCTGTTGGGGTAATCCGCAGGAACAGGCGCTAGCGCTGGTAGAACAGGAACCGCAGCACTTGTGCTGCGGCATGGGATCGTGCCGCTCCGAAGCGAGCCGCGGTCACTTTTTGTTCTCATCACAAGCCCTGCTCCGGTGTAACATGGGGGCTCGCCTCCCGATTCGATCAAACAGGGTGTTGGGATGGCGGCGATGGACTTTAGGGACGCGAACGAGGCGAACATGGCGATCGACGCATTGGAAGCGATTGACGGAACCGAGACGGCGCCTGCGGCCGAGCAGAGCAAGCGGCGGCCCTACCCGCTGGACGTCGATCATTCGCGCGACGCGCTGCTGACCGATTTCGGCAAGGACACGCTGCAGGATCGTTATCTGCTGCCGGGTGAGACCTATCAGGATCTCTTCGTCCGCGTGGCCAGTGCTTATGCCGATGACGCGGCTCATGCGCAGCGCATCTATGATTATATCAGCCGCTTGTGGTTCATGCCGGCGACACCAGTGCTGTCGAACGGCGGCACGGGGCGCGGCCTGCCGATCAGCTGCTATCTCAACTCCGTCCCCGACAGCCTGAACGGCATCGTCGACACCTGGAACGAGAATGTCTGGCTGGCCAGCCGCGGCGGCGGCATCGGCACCTATTGGGGCAATGTGCGCGGGATTGGCGAGCCGGTCGGCCTGAACGGCAAGACCAGCGGCATCATCCCCTTCGTGCGCGTGATGGATTCGCTGACGCTGGCGATCAGCCAGGGCTCGCTGCGTCGTGGCTCGGCCGCCTGCTATCTCGACATCTCGCATCCTGAGATCGAGGAGTTCCTCGAAATCCGCAAGCCGTCGGGCGACTTCAACCGCAAGGCGCTGAACCTGCACCACGGCGTGCTGATTCCCGACGCGTTCATGGAAGCGGTGCGCGACGGCGGCGAGTGGGAGCTGAAGAGCCCCAAGGACGGCAGCGTGCGCGGCAAGGTCGACGCGCGCAGCCTGTTCCAGAAGCTGGTCGAGACCCGCCTCGCCACGGGTGAGCCGTACATCGTCTTCGCCGACCATGTGAACAGCACCATGCCCAAGCATCATCGCGATCTGGGCCTCAAGGTGTCCACCTCGAACCTGTGCAGCGAGATCACCCTGCCGACCGGCAAGGATCACCTCGGCAACGATCGCACCGCGGTCTGCTGCCTTTCCTCGCTGAACCTCGAAACGTGGGACCAGTGGAAAGACGACAAACAGTTCATCGAGGACGTGATGCGCTTCCTCGACAACGTCCTGCAGGATTATATCGACCGGCATGAGCCAGGCATGGAGCGCGCGGCCTATTCCGCGGCGCGCGAGCGTTCGGTCGGTCTTGGCGTCATGGGCTTCCACTCCTTCCTCCAGGCACGCGGCCTGCCGATGGAGGGGGCGATGGCGAAGAGCTGGAACCTCCGGATCTTCAAACACATCAATGCGCAGGTGAACCAGGCATCGATGACGCTGGCGGCCGAGCGTGGGCCCTGCCCCGACGCCGCCGATATGGGCGTCATGGAGCGCTTTTCGTGCAAGATGGCGATCGCACCGACCGCGTCGATCTCGATCATCTGCGGCGGCACTTCGGCGTGCATCGAGCCGATCCCGGCCAATATCTACACCCACAAGACGCTGT comes from the Sphingomonas sp. OV641 genome and includes:
- a CDS encoding ribonucleoside-diphosphate reductase subunit alpha; translation: MDFRDANEANMAIDALEAIDGTETAPAAEQSKRRPYPLDVDHSRDALLTDFGKDTLQDRYLLPGETYQDLFVRVASAYADDAAHAQRIYDYISRLWFMPATPVLSNGGTGRGLPISCYLNSVPDSLNGIVDTWNENVWLASRGGGIGTYWGNVRGIGEPVGLNGKTSGIIPFVRVMDSLTLAISQGSLRRGSAACYLDISHPEIEEFLEIRKPSGDFNRKALNLHHGVLIPDAFMEAVRDGGEWELKSPKDGSVRGKVDARSLFQKLVETRLATGEPYIVFADHVNSTMPKHHRDLGLKVSTSNLCSEITLPTGKDHLGNDRTAVCCLSSLNLETWDQWKDDKQFIEDVMRFLDNVLQDYIDRHEPGMERAAYSAARERSVGLGVMGFHSFLQARGLPMEGAMAKSWNLRIFKHINAQVNQASMTLAAERGPCPDAADMGVMERFSCKMAIAPTASISIICGGTSACIEPIPANIYTHKTLSGSFAVKNPYLEKLLVEKSKNSDAVWNSILEHGGSVQHLDFLSPEEKDCFKTSFEIDQRWLLELAGDRAPYIDQAQSLNLFIPADVEKWDLLMLHFRAWELGIKSLYYLRSKSVQRAGFAGGVEADNTIEKPKFDLGETTDYDECLACQ